Proteins found in one Xenopus laevis strain J_2021 chromosome 1L, Xenopus_laevis_v10.1, whole genome shotgun sequence genomic segment:
- the cracd.L gene encoding capping protein inhibiting regulator of actin dynamics isoform X2 has translation MGTRCFSHDSIFMPAEQGEEEHSIQAISQEYLVGNVKALRLSGNIRFGVNPDSISRKRMQGLGTSTGEMNSSHISPMEIGDEQDKEVQQKSATVLTGSPGSFSSMTIIELEHKAEEKATPIKPSRSKRPLASTGTIESINLDAVPRSVDRLDNTFAKHKLSVKPKNQRVSKKHRGMSEEYPSIEDTAFENESAPIRNSLDKTMYNSTEISSQNLHKSDQSQWKKTEVQSYEKVHTLIKSEDGKDIKKLGKENVEEKKLEKYQELISPKHRAENRFLDKVEKDLELEKQRQEEEEERKRQLKRELEIKEQQRLEEERRRRAEQILQELEEHRRQEELKLREREEQKAIQKAEEQRQEEERRRREEQIKIEEQKRQELKLLEKQNQQKKKDTETKPEVCFLASDTKLKDKEAAEKEKMIVETSQDDEIQKNKQQTPTEDQVEGRNSEEQRWKELDQRQRPFTFKVSAGEKQILFQRVNLSPVTPSKEPTVSPDSHGSKENKPNITTHSLPSSLCVPHTAILVTGAQLCGTAVNLDQIKDSACKSLLGLTDEKKHLEDQTAKSEKGRQDPTTMTSRTKYTSESLDAQSVLNEWTSIRSKILSKSENISMLEKAQRNSQLQRDDWTGKGNGELHSNLRKTLSASAKFSITPAWQKFAESVTSQQLETMTTQTSTETVAATKPVLTNNATQDKSLEVNSSRETIPSKLRKQVTSNNSTEGFIFSKDLPSFLVPHPPHSPRRGQVEPQTGLDMQVSNGTQKNDKTVQNGEEKTSPFGIKLRRTNYSLRFHSDPLNDQKRKKRYSAGDSFDGVPASFNAADETEPSNTSRKELSASPTKIKKDNLASISMDTSSSLTDLHSVSPPLISSSSSYIPSPNKGRTVPKSLSVEKPCLAPKPSSPTSTPSLLSKLDRSNLVDLSAQKLEKSDPDKAMLGESMKGSVALPSSSPGKNEEPESKDKKCYFPSIHIPWREKSEKRPEQISKERPALQSRHSLDGTRLMEKPETEQPLWITLALQKQKGFREQHTYREDRKQARETKQSEKINKENASESVVTGEYRTRCGSLQKPVAQEEKKCETVVTRLQRREQLQKSNTLPTSVTVEITDGVQVPPLAKDIPKRFSTPDASPVSSEPAWLALAKRKSKAWSDCPQIIK, from the exons ATGGGAACAAGGTGTTTTTCCCATGATAGCATTTTCATGCCAGCAGAGCAAGGAGAAGAGGAGCACAGTATTCAGGCAATATCCCAAGAGTACCTTGTTGGAAATGTAAAGGCTCTCCGG TTATCGGGAAATATCCGTTTTGGCGTGAATCCAGACAGTATATCGCGAAAGAGAATGCAAGGTTTGGGAACAAGCACAGGAGAAATGAACAGCTCTCACATCAGCCCCATGGAGATCGGAGATGAACAGGACAAAGAAGTGCAACAAAAGTCTGCTACCGTG ctcaCAGGATCACCCGGTTCTTTCAGCTCCATGACCATTATTGAACTAGAACATAAAGCAGAGGAGAAG GCGACTCCAATAAAGCCATCACGGTCCAAGAGGCCCCTGGCATCGACTGGCACAATTGAGTCTATAAATCTGGATGCTGTTCCTCGGTCTGTCGATCGTCTGGATAATACTTTTGCTAAGCATAAGCTTTCTGTCAAGCCAAAGAACCAGAGGGTGTCAAAGAAGCACAGAGGAATGTCCGAG gAATATCCGAGTATAGAAGACACAGCGTTTGAAAATGAAAGTGCTCCCATAAGAAACTCTCTTGACAAAACCATGTATAATTCCACAGAAATATCAAGTCAGAATTTACATAAATCAGATCAGTCACAGTGGAAAAAGACTGAGGTGCAATCCTATGAGAAGGTTCACACATTAATTAAAAGTGAAGACGGGAAGGATATAAAGAAACTGGGTAAGGAGAATGTGGAAGAGAAAAAACTGGAGAAATATCAGGAACTAATCAGCCCGAAACACAGAGCTGAAAATAGATTTTtagataaagtagaaaaagatcTGGAGTTGGAAAAACAACggcaggaagaggaagaggagagaaagAGACAATTAAAAAGGGAGCTTGAAATCAAAGAGCAACAGCGACTCGAAGAAGAAAGAAGGCGACGTGCTGAACAAATTCTCCAAGAACTAGAGGAACACAGAAGGCAAGAAGAGTTAAAATTGCGTGAAAGAGAAGAACAGAAAGCAATCCAGAAGGCAGAGGAGCAGCGTCAAGAAGAAGAGAGGCGAAGGCGAGAAGAACAAATTAAAATAGAGGAGCAAAAACGGCAAGAACTAAAACTTTTAGAGAAGCAGAAtcagcaaaagaaaaaagatacTGAAACAAAACCGGAGGTGTGTTTTTTAGCTTCAGATACAAAGCTGAAAGACAAAGAAGCTGCTGAAAAGGAAAAGATGATTGTGGAAACAAGTCAAGATGACGAGATCCAAAAGAACAAGCAGCAAACACCAACTGAAGACCAGGTAGAAGGGAGAAATAGTGAAGAGCAACGATGGAAGGAACTTGACCAGCGGCAAAGACCATTCACATTCAAAGTATCGGCAGGGGAAAAGCAAATTTTGTTTCAGAGAGTTAACTTATCTCCTGTTACACCTTCCAAAGAACCAACTGTTTCTCCTGATTCACATGGGTCAAAGGAAAATAAACCTAATATAACCACTCATTCCCTTCCGTCGTCCCTCTGTGTTCCACACACAGCTATTTTAGTTACTGGTGCACAGCTCTGTGGCACGGCAGTGAACCTTGATCAAATTAAGGATTCTGCATGTAAGTCATTGCTGGGTCTCACAGatgagaaaaaacatttagaaGACCAAACAGCCAAGAGTGAAAAAGGAAGGCAAGACCCCACAACAATGACAAGCAGAACAAAGTACACGTCAGAATCCTTAGACGCACAATCAGTCTTGAATGAATGGACGTCCATCCGATCGAAAATCCTAAGTAAATCGGAAAATATCAGTATGCTTGAGAAAGCACAAAGAAATTCACAATTACAGAGAGATGACTGGACCGGGAAAGGCAATGGTGAGCTCCATAGCAATTTAAGGAAAACATTGTCCGCCAGTGCTAAATTCTCCATAACTCCAGCTTGGCAGAAATTTGCTGAAAGTGTAACGTCCCAACAGCTTGAGACGATGACAACTCAAACAAGTACAGAAACTGTAGCAGCAACAAAGCCAGTGTTGACTAACAATGCCACTCAGGACAAATCCCTTGAAGTCAACAGTTCGCGAGAAACAATCCCTAGTAAACTGAGAAAGCAGGTGACAAGTAATAATAGCACAGAAGGCTTTATATTTTCAAAAGATCTTCCATCCTTTCTTGTTCCCCATCCTCCTCATTCTCCCCGTCGAGGGCAGGTTGAGCCACAAACTGGGCTTGACATGCAAGTGAGCAATGGAACACAGAAAAATGATAAGACTGTACAAAACGGGGAGGAGAAAACGTCTCCATTTGGAATCAAGTTGAGAAGAACAAATTACTCATTAAGATTTCATTCTGATCCTCTGAATGaccaaaagagaaaaaagaggtATAGTGCGGGTGATAGTTTTGATGGCGTGCCAGCGTCATTCAATGCAGCAGATGAAACAGAACCTTCCAATACATCTAGAAAAGAACTGTCAGCATCACccacaaaaataaagaaagataatCTTGCGTCCATCTCCATGGATACCTCAAGCAGTCTAACAGATCTCCATTCAGTGTCGCCCCCTTTAATATCATCCTCCAGTTCGTACATCCCTTCACCTAACAAAGGTAGAACTGTGCCTAAATCACTCTCTGTTGAGAAACCATGCCTAGCTCCTAAGCCATCCAGTCCAACTTCAACACCCTCCCTGCTTTCTAAACTTGATAGAAGTAATCTGGTTGACCTGTCTGCACAGAAGCTGGAAAAAAGTGACCCAGATAAAGCGATGCTGGGAGAATCCATGAAAGGGAGTGTGGCACTGCCATCTTCAAGTCCAGGTAAAAATGAGGAGCCAGAATCAAAAGACAAAAAGTGCTATTTTCCATCGATCCATATTCCCTGGAGAGAGAAGTCTGAGAAAAGGCCAGAGCAAATCAGCAAag AAAGGCCAGCTCTTCAGAGTCGTCATTCCCTTGATGGTACCAGACTGATGGAAAAACCAGAGACAGAGCAGCCTCTCTGGATAACGTTAGCTCTACAGAAGCAGAAGGGATTTCGGGAACAGCACACTTACAGGGAAGATAGAAAACAAGCCAGGGAAACCAAACAGTCAGAAAAGatcaataaagaaaat GCCAGTGAGAGCGTCGTAACAGGAGAATACAGAACCAGGTGTGGTTCCCTGCAAAAGCCAGTGGCCCAAGAAGAGAAGAAATGTGAAACAGTAGTGACCCGTCTGCAGCGCAGAGAGCAACTTCAAAAATCAAACACGCTTCCCACATCTGTCACAG TGGAAATCACAGATGGAGTTCAAGTTCCTCCTCTGGCAAAGGATATACCGAAGCGATTTTCTACACCAGATGCTTCTCCGGTGTCCTCGGAGCCCGCTTGGCTTGCCTTAGCCAAACGGAAATCAAAAGCCTGGAGTGACTGTCCACAGATTATTAAGTAA
- the cracd.L gene encoding capping protein inhibiting regulator of actin dynamics isoform X1, which yields MGTRCFSHDSIFMPAEQGEEEHSIQAISQEYLVGNVKALRQQLSGNIRFGVNPDSISRKRMQGLGTSTGEMNSSHISPMEIGDEQDKEVQQKSATVLTGSPGSFSSMTIIELEHKAEEKATPIKPSRSKRPLASTGTIESINLDAVPRSVDRLDNTFAKHKLSVKPKNQRVSKKHRGMSEEYPSIEDTAFENESAPIRNSLDKTMYNSTEISSQNLHKSDQSQWKKTEVQSYEKVHTLIKSEDGKDIKKLGKENVEEKKLEKYQELISPKHRAENRFLDKVEKDLELEKQRQEEEEERKRQLKRELEIKEQQRLEEERRRRAEQILQELEEHRRQEELKLREREEQKAIQKAEEQRQEEERRRREEQIKIEEQKRQELKLLEKQNQQKKKDTETKPEVCFLASDTKLKDKEAAEKEKMIVETSQDDEIQKNKQQTPTEDQVEGRNSEEQRWKELDQRQRPFTFKVSAGEKQILFQRVNLSPVTPSKEPTVSPDSHGSKENKPNITTHSLPSSLCVPHTAILVTGAQLCGTAVNLDQIKDSACKSLLGLTDEKKHLEDQTAKSEKGRQDPTTMTSRTKYTSESLDAQSVLNEWTSIRSKILSKSENISMLEKAQRNSQLQRDDWTGKGNGELHSNLRKTLSASAKFSITPAWQKFAESVTSQQLETMTTQTSTETVAATKPVLTNNATQDKSLEVNSSRETIPSKLRKQVTSNNSTEGFIFSKDLPSFLVPHPPHSPRRGQVEPQTGLDMQVSNGTQKNDKTVQNGEEKTSPFGIKLRRTNYSLRFHSDPLNDQKRKKRYSAGDSFDGVPASFNAADETEPSNTSRKELSASPTKIKKDNLASISMDTSSSLTDLHSVSPPLISSSSSYIPSPNKGRTVPKSLSVEKPCLAPKPSSPTSTPSLLSKLDRSNLVDLSAQKLEKSDPDKAMLGESMKGSVALPSSSPGKNEEPESKDKKCYFPSIHIPWREKSEKRPEQISKERPALQSRHSLDGTRLMEKPETEQPLWITLALQKQKGFREQHTYREDRKQARETKQSEKINKENASESVVTGEYRTRCGSLQKPVAQEEKKCETVVTRLQRREQLQKSNTLPTSVTVEITDGVQVPPLAKDIPKRFSTPDASPVSSEPAWLALAKRKSKAWSDCPQIIK from the exons ATGGGAACAAGGTGTTTTTCCCATGATAGCATTTTCATGCCAGCAGAGCAAGGAGAAGAGGAGCACAGTATTCAGGCAATATCCCAAGAGTACCTTGTTGGAAATGTAAAGGCTCTCCGG CAACAGTTATCGGGAAATATCCGTTTTGGCGTGAATCCAGACAGTATATCGCGAAAGAGAATGCAAGGTTTGGGAACAAGCACAGGAGAAATGAACAGCTCTCACATCAGCCCCATGGAGATCGGAGATGAACAGGACAAAGAAGTGCAACAAAAGTCTGCTACCGTG ctcaCAGGATCACCCGGTTCTTTCAGCTCCATGACCATTATTGAACTAGAACATAAAGCAGAGGAGAAG GCGACTCCAATAAAGCCATCACGGTCCAAGAGGCCCCTGGCATCGACTGGCACAATTGAGTCTATAAATCTGGATGCTGTTCCTCGGTCTGTCGATCGTCTGGATAATACTTTTGCTAAGCATAAGCTTTCTGTCAAGCCAAAGAACCAGAGGGTGTCAAAGAAGCACAGAGGAATGTCCGAG gAATATCCGAGTATAGAAGACACAGCGTTTGAAAATGAAAGTGCTCCCATAAGAAACTCTCTTGACAAAACCATGTATAATTCCACAGAAATATCAAGTCAGAATTTACATAAATCAGATCAGTCACAGTGGAAAAAGACTGAGGTGCAATCCTATGAGAAGGTTCACACATTAATTAAAAGTGAAGACGGGAAGGATATAAAGAAACTGGGTAAGGAGAATGTGGAAGAGAAAAAACTGGAGAAATATCAGGAACTAATCAGCCCGAAACACAGAGCTGAAAATAGATTTTtagataaagtagaaaaagatcTGGAGTTGGAAAAACAACggcaggaagaggaagaggagagaaagAGACAATTAAAAAGGGAGCTTGAAATCAAAGAGCAACAGCGACTCGAAGAAGAAAGAAGGCGACGTGCTGAACAAATTCTCCAAGAACTAGAGGAACACAGAAGGCAAGAAGAGTTAAAATTGCGTGAAAGAGAAGAACAGAAAGCAATCCAGAAGGCAGAGGAGCAGCGTCAAGAAGAAGAGAGGCGAAGGCGAGAAGAACAAATTAAAATAGAGGAGCAAAAACGGCAAGAACTAAAACTTTTAGAGAAGCAGAAtcagcaaaagaaaaaagatacTGAAACAAAACCGGAGGTGTGTTTTTTAGCTTCAGATACAAAGCTGAAAGACAAAGAAGCTGCTGAAAAGGAAAAGATGATTGTGGAAACAAGTCAAGATGACGAGATCCAAAAGAACAAGCAGCAAACACCAACTGAAGACCAGGTAGAAGGGAGAAATAGTGAAGAGCAACGATGGAAGGAACTTGACCAGCGGCAAAGACCATTCACATTCAAAGTATCGGCAGGGGAAAAGCAAATTTTGTTTCAGAGAGTTAACTTATCTCCTGTTACACCTTCCAAAGAACCAACTGTTTCTCCTGATTCACATGGGTCAAAGGAAAATAAACCTAATATAACCACTCATTCCCTTCCGTCGTCCCTCTGTGTTCCACACACAGCTATTTTAGTTACTGGTGCACAGCTCTGTGGCACGGCAGTGAACCTTGATCAAATTAAGGATTCTGCATGTAAGTCATTGCTGGGTCTCACAGatgagaaaaaacatttagaaGACCAAACAGCCAAGAGTGAAAAAGGAAGGCAAGACCCCACAACAATGACAAGCAGAACAAAGTACACGTCAGAATCCTTAGACGCACAATCAGTCTTGAATGAATGGACGTCCATCCGATCGAAAATCCTAAGTAAATCGGAAAATATCAGTATGCTTGAGAAAGCACAAAGAAATTCACAATTACAGAGAGATGACTGGACCGGGAAAGGCAATGGTGAGCTCCATAGCAATTTAAGGAAAACATTGTCCGCCAGTGCTAAATTCTCCATAACTCCAGCTTGGCAGAAATTTGCTGAAAGTGTAACGTCCCAACAGCTTGAGACGATGACAACTCAAACAAGTACAGAAACTGTAGCAGCAACAAAGCCAGTGTTGACTAACAATGCCACTCAGGACAAATCCCTTGAAGTCAACAGTTCGCGAGAAACAATCCCTAGTAAACTGAGAAAGCAGGTGACAAGTAATAATAGCACAGAAGGCTTTATATTTTCAAAAGATCTTCCATCCTTTCTTGTTCCCCATCCTCCTCATTCTCCCCGTCGAGGGCAGGTTGAGCCACAAACTGGGCTTGACATGCAAGTGAGCAATGGAACACAGAAAAATGATAAGACTGTACAAAACGGGGAGGAGAAAACGTCTCCATTTGGAATCAAGTTGAGAAGAACAAATTACTCATTAAGATTTCATTCTGATCCTCTGAATGaccaaaagagaaaaaagaggtATAGTGCGGGTGATAGTTTTGATGGCGTGCCAGCGTCATTCAATGCAGCAGATGAAACAGAACCTTCCAATACATCTAGAAAAGAACTGTCAGCATCACccacaaaaataaagaaagataatCTTGCGTCCATCTCCATGGATACCTCAAGCAGTCTAACAGATCTCCATTCAGTGTCGCCCCCTTTAATATCATCCTCCAGTTCGTACATCCCTTCACCTAACAAAGGTAGAACTGTGCCTAAATCACTCTCTGTTGAGAAACCATGCCTAGCTCCTAAGCCATCCAGTCCAACTTCAACACCCTCCCTGCTTTCTAAACTTGATAGAAGTAATCTGGTTGACCTGTCTGCACAGAAGCTGGAAAAAAGTGACCCAGATAAAGCGATGCTGGGAGAATCCATGAAAGGGAGTGTGGCACTGCCATCTTCAAGTCCAGGTAAAAATGAGGAGCCAGAATCAAAAGACAAAAAGTGCTATTTTCCATCGATCCATATTCCCTGGAGAGAGAAGTCTGAGAAAAGGCCAGAGCAAATCAGCAAag AAAGGCCAGCTCTTCAGAGTCGTCATTCCCTTGATGGTACCAGACTGATGGAAAAACCAGAGACAGAGCAGCCTCTCTGGATAACGTTAGCTCTACAGAAGCAGAAGGGATTTCGGGAACAGCACACTTACAGGGAAGATAGAAAACAAGCCAGGGAAACCAAACAGTCAGAAAAGatcaataaagaaaat GCCAGTGAGAGCGTCGTAACAGGAGAATACAGAACCAGGTGTGGTTCCCTGCAAAAGCCAGTGGCCCAAGAAGAGAAGAAATGTGAAACAGTAGTGACCCGTCTGCAGCGCAGAGAGCAACTTCAAAAATCAAACACGCTTCCCACATCTGTCACAG TGGAAATCACAGATGGAGTTCAAGTTCCTCCTCTGGCAAAGGATATACCGAAGCGATTTTCTACACCAGATGCTTCTCCGGTGTCCTCGGAGCCCGCTTGGCTTGCCTTAGCCAAACGGAAATCAAAAGCCTGGAGTGACTGTCCACAGATTATTAAGTAA